Within Nitrososphaera sp., the genomic segment CCTCATGCCCCGTCACGATGCTCACCGAAGAGGCGTAGGAGCGGTGTGTAAGCGGTATTCCTGCATAGGTCGCCGAGCCGACCGCCGACGAGATGCCCGGGACAATTTCAAATTCTATCCCGTTCTCTACAAGATATTCGGCTTCCTCCGCGCCGCGGCCAAAGATGAACGGATCGCCGCCTTTTAGTCGCAGGACGCTGAGGCCCTGTTTTGCGTATTCGACCATCTTGCGGTTTGTCTCTTCCTGGTGCGTGGTCGGATCGCCCACCGCTCTTCCAACGTAAATCTTGAGCGCGCCCGGCGAAACCTGCGAGATTATGTCAGTCGAGACCAGCCTGTCATAGAGTACTACACCGCACGTCTTGAGCAGCCCTGCGGCCTTTACCGTCAGGAGGCCGGGGTCGCCGGGGCCAGCGCCACAGATGTATACCTTGCCGTAAGCCAACTAGACTTCGGTCCCTCCCTTGCCGTTCCATTCTTCGACTGCGCGCCTCCACCCCTGCGCCAGCTCCAGTGCTCCTGCAGCGACTAGCTTTTTTGCGACGCTCTTGCCGAGCTGTTCCGCATAACGGGCTTCTCCTGATTCCCTAAGCGTGATGTTCTGGCTGCCGTCGGCTGAAAAAATGCTGGTGTGCAGGGTCATCCTGCCGGGTTTTGAAGTCGCAACCGCGCCGAGTGGGAACCTGCAGCCGCCTTCAAGCAGTTCCACCACGGACCTTTCGGCAACCACCTCGGCTCTTGACTTGGAGTCCTCAATCTGCTGAAGCATCCGCCGGATCTTTTGGTCTTTTTTCCTGCAGACGATTGCTATCGCGCCCTGCCCCGGAGCCGGCACAAAGTCGCGCAGAGAAAATGTTTCCGAGATTACGTGGCGCATCTGAAGCCTGGATAGACCCGCATAGGCAAGCATAATTGCGTCAAACTCTCCGGATTCGGCCTTTCTTACGCGCGATTCGATGTTCCCGCGCACCGGACTCACGGCCAAATCCTGCCGGAATCGCAGGAGCTGGACTGCCCTGCGCAGGCTGCTGGTCCCGACTCGCGCTCGCGGTCTGAGCTGCTCAAGTTTCCGGCCGCCCATGCCAACGAGCACGTCGTTTGGCCTGGCACGCTTTGGAACGCAACCGATCACAAGTTCACTGCTAAGATCCGAGGGGACGTCCTTCAAGCTGTGAACGGCAAAGTCCGCCCGTCCCTCGAGAACGGCTTCGTTTACCTGCTTTTCAAAGATGCCTTTCTGATCCATTCTAAACAGAGGCCGTCTCCTGTCCAGATCGCCGGTCGTTTTCACCTCGACGACCTCAAAGTCCCCGCGAAAGCCCGACCTCCGGAGTAGCCGGAGCACGATTGCCGTCTGGGCCAGCGCCAGCTTGCTCCCTCGTGTCGCTACGCCGATTGAACCGCTGCCTTTTGGTTTTGCGATCATTTTGTTTTCCAAGTTCACGGTGCCGTACTCTGCTTTTCCTTGATTTTCCTGAAAGCATCCCCGTATGCTTCGATCGTCCTGTCCCCGTCATCCTCGGTGTGGGCATATGAAACAAAACAGGTCTCGAATTGTGATGGCGGGATAAAGATATCTTTCTTTAGCAGCTCGTCAAAGAGCCGGCGAAACGATCCGAGGTCGGACTTTCTTGCGCTTGAATCGTCCCTGACGCGCTCGCGGGTAAAGAAGATCTGAAACATCGAACCGATAGAATTTATCGTGTAATCAAGAGTCCCAGACAGCCTGTCTTCCATCTCCTGCCTGATGCCTTCCACTATCCTGTCGCAGCGTCTGGCAATTGAAGGATAGATGGAATTCTTGCCCGCAGACAGCACCTCGAGAGTGGCAATTGCCGCGGTGACGGAGACAGGGTTGCCCGCAAACGTACTGGCCTGGTAGACCCTGCCCGAAGGGGCGAGCTGCTCCATTATCTCACGCCTGCCGGAAATGGCGGCGATTGGGAAACCGTTTCCAAGCGCCTTTGCAAAAGTGGCAAGGTCGGGCTTGACTCCCAGAAATTCACTTACGCCGCCAAGGGCAAGCCTAAAGCCTGTAACGACTTCATCGAAAACAAGTACAATCCCGTGCTTTTCGGTAATTGACCTCACTTCATTAAGGTAGTTCTTGTCTGGCAAAACAAGCCCAATGTTTGCCAGGACAGGTTCCATCAGCAGACATGCACAGTCGGCATTCTTCTTTACAGCATCCTCAAGGGCGGCTGTGTCGTTGTATGGTATGACGATTGTGCTTGCGGCGGCCTCCTGCAGGACACCTTCAGAAGCCGGAAGGCCTGCCGCGCCCGAACCGGCCTTTGCGAGTACATAGTCATGTGCGCCATGGTATCCCCCTTCTAGTTTTATCACCTTCTTCCTTTTCGTAAACGCACGGGAGAGGCGTATAGCATGCATCGTCGCTTCAGACCCGGTATTTACAAGCCTCGACATTTCCGCACATGGGACTGTCTTTGAGATAAGTTCCGCCAGCCGGATTTCTTTTTCGGTCGGCGTACAGAAGAGCGTGCCATTGTCAAGTTGAGCCTTGACTGCGTCGATTACTGCAGGGTAGGAATGACCCAGAAGGACTCCTCCATAACCCATGCAATAGTCCGTGAGCGTTTTATGATCTGCAGTCACGAGCTTGCTCCCGCGGGCAGAGACTGCAAAGAACGGATATGGTTCGTAAAACCTCACCGGGCTATTGACCCCGCCAGGAATAGTCTTTCTGGCCCGGGCATATAGCTGTGCAGATTTGGTGCTAGTCGATGCCGGCGGCAAGCAGCGATTAGGATGTTTCTAAGCATATAAAAGTCATCAATTTGCATGATAAGGAACAGCCGGACCCATGCAAGAACTCACTCGCCTCCTCACTGAACTTCGCGCAAACGTTGAATCAAACAGAGCTTCCATAGAGGTGTCGCTCTCAAAAAGTCCGAACATGGCATACCGTCAGGTCAATGAACTTGCCAAGTTCGTCGGCTTGAGGCACTCGCTCGACCTGCAGCTCCACTTTCCAAATCCGGCAAGCATTACGGATGTCTCTTCGTACGGCTCGGAGAACGTCGGGATTGTTTTTGATAAATTCAAAAGAAACTTTCCGATACCTCGTGATGTAATCAAGCAAAAAGCCGCAGAGGTACTTGGCAGCGAGATCAAAGCCCAAGACGCCTACATGTACGAAGGCAAGGAGGGTGTCAGAGTAATAATCAAAGTCGGTCAAAGAATCGAAATACTTCCCGGTTCAGTTCACTTTTGGTGCAAGATTGATTCTCAGGTTCGCGATTTTGGAGATTGGTTGCTTGAGAACGTCTACGCCGTCAGAAAATAAGTTACATCAAAGCCTTCAACTCTCGGTCTTGTTTGAGAGCAGCTGGTAGCTGTAAAGGGGTTGATCCTGCTGGTCAAATACCTGCGCTTTCACAGGGAAAGGAGCATCGTGCGGGAACCAGATCTTGCTGGTCTGGTTTTGAAGCTGATATGACAGCACGAAAGCGTTAAATGTTCCGGCGGGAGTGGTTACGTCCTCTTTTCCGGTAACCCTTATGGTTGTATAAGAGGAGCCATAAATTAGCGTGTCCCATGGCGCGCCGATTACAAAGTATTTTGGCTGGCCGCCGTTAAAGCTCATGTCCAGGACGTTTAGAATAGATGACTTGACCGGTTCGTAGTAAGGCCTGAAATCCTTTGGCACCTCACCCTCAATCGTAAGCTGCCGGGAAAAATTCAGGGTTTCCTGCTTTGTAGGCGAACTTGCGTTCGTCACGCTGACTGCAGTTCTCCAGTCCTTTCCTGTATCATGAAAGACCATGGAAACCTTCGCTGACTTTAGCGAACTGTTAGGTCCGACCGAGTCCAAGTTGTAAGTCAGAGCAGTCCCGTTGTGGATCCCCTGCCCTACGTGATAAACGTCCTTGTCCGTAGGGGGGTTGAAGATACTCGCGCCGCTTCCAAAGCCGCCGCCGGATGCGATAATTCCGAGGCTGACGCTCACGCCCAGCGCTGCGAAAATAAGAGAAGTGAGCAGGACGCGGCGTTTCGGAGACACACGCGTATTGACCTGCTGCGATTAATTATATCTTGTCTCACAACGACGCGTTGGCGCCCCGCCGGGGCTTTTTTTGACGCTACTTTTCTATCGCGTCTGGTGCGACAAATTCTCCTATCTGGTTGTAGATCTTTAGGAAACGGTTGCCTTTGTCGGTGGTCCGGTATACTTGCTCGCCCTCGACATACTCTAGGAGATCATTTTCCACTAGCACGCTGAGGTACTCTTTCAGCTGTGCATATGATAAGAAAGCACGGTACATGATCTTTGTCTTCGTGACGCCGCCATTCGCAGCTTCTAGAATCTGTGCAGTTATGTCCGTTCTGCTTCTATATTTCATGGCAGCAATAGATACCGACGTTGATAAAAGGATCTCGAAGCATTTTGCAGGTAGATTATTCTGCGCTCGGACTGTACGTTCAGGTTCTATCTCGCTCTTATCTCACGTAGTAGCATTGCGAGTTCGCCCATAATTGCAGCAATGGCTCTGACTACGTCTGTCGCCGCTAAACAAATTGATTCACCTACCTCTCGTTCGCCGACGCTGGGATTAGTGATGCTGCAATCAATGAAAACAGAGGCCGACTCTAAATGCCCTGCAGCCGAGGCCAGTTTCCCGTCCCGCTTGAGCCTGCTAACCGTCATGTCCAGATCCCTGCTTGCGTTTGCTATCGATTCACTGGCAGCGGACAGTTTTTGCAGCTTCTTTACAGTCTCCGTTTCACTTAGCGTATGGATAACCTTGAGGGCAGAGACGGCTCCTTCGTGTACCCTTGAGAGCGTTACCTTGAACTCGGGGGATGAGAGCATTTTCAAAACCGAGGAAGGATCGAAGTCAAGTCCAGAGTCTGCGGAATTCCCCTGATGCGACTTTCCGGCCATGGCTCCCAGTTACCATGAATCATTCAGGATTAATTACTGAAAGGTAGATGGTTACAGAAGCTGGACCGCCTTGTCCGAGGATCTCAGACCTGCCAACTCTGCAATTCGCGCCCATACATGAGGCGGGACCGGCATCACCGACAGCCTTGAAATTCGCACAAGCTCCCATTGCGCTAAGGCCTGGTCGCTCTTTATTTGTGACAGCTGCACCGGCTTTGGGAACCTCATGACGGGAGCCACTTCAACAAGCGTTGTTCCTCCCTCTACCGTGGTGACCTTGACTGCCTTCATTATTCCGACGATTTGCTTTTCTTTCCCAGTATGGTAAAAGAGGATCGTGTCGCCCGAACAAACGGTCCGGAGGTGCTTTAGAGCCAGATTGTTTGAGACCCCGTCCCAGACAGTCTTGCCTTCCTTTTCAAGTGCAGGGTATGAGTATGCTGACGGTTCCTGCTTGAAGAGCCACCGCTGCAATTCCATCAAACCGGGAATTCATTGATTTAATAGTCTTGCTCCCGGTTTTGCAAAAGTTGGTTTGCGGGACTTTGTAAACCTGATTCCTTCCCGAAGCATTTTTTCATAGATCGAGATGGCGGCCAAAGCCCCGGCCGCTACTGCCAGGACCACGTAGTGCCGGTCGCTGTCGACGTCGCCGGCTGCAAATACATTGGGAACGGAGGTTTCCTGTTTTATGTCAACTGCAACGTAGCCCTCGTCGAGCTTGCAACCAAGGCTCTCTGCGATTTCCACCTGAGGCAGGTAGCCCAGGTGGTAAAAGAGGACGTCTGCTCTGTATTTCTTGCCGCTTGAAGCAAGCAGTATTTTCGGTTTAGTGCCCTGTCCGCCGCTTATCTCCACAATGGTTTCGCCAGTGACAACTTTGATTCCAAGCGATGAAGCGTCTTGCTGGTCCTGCTCAGAAACCTCGCCTGGCGGCTTGATGAATACTCGAATGTTATTTGTCCATCCCAGAAACTCTTTTGCATATGCTACCGCGGCACTTCCACCCGATGCGATAATTGCAAGTCGTCTGCCTGCACTTTCAAGGCCGTCACAGTGCGGGCAGTGCCATGCACCATTTCCATCAAACCTGTGAAAGTTTCTCACATCGGGTTTTACGTCACGAACGCCGGTGGCCAGAACCACGCTCCATACATCCAGAGTACGCTGCGCTCCATAGTAGACCCTGAAAAGGCCGTTTCGCAATTTCTTTACCCTCTTGACCCGTCCGGATATCCTGCTAACACTACGGTATCTGGCAATATCTTTTTGCGCGCACCTGATCAGCGTGGCGGGGGGTGACCCTTCAAATCCGAGATAGCCGTGAACAGCCTTCGACATCGCATTCCTCGTCCTCCGGCCGTCGTCGAAAAGAAACGTCGGAATAAGGTACCTGCCGAGCAAGAGGGCCGCAGAGTGCCCTGCGAAGCCACCCCCGATAACAGCGACCCTGAAAGCACGTTTTGATTCTGACACACTTACCCCGCGCCGGGTTGACCTAGGCACCTTGGGAGGACATATGACAAAAAACAATAAAACAAGTACACTTGGCCTGCACGCTCAACATAGTTATTTATTGAAGCGGTTGTGGTACATTTAACATGACCGATTCGGATTCAGCAGTTGTAATGCGAGATTTTGGCAATGTTGTAAGGGAGGGTCGCGGCTTTTCTCTTCCAGAGCTTGCCAGCGCAGGAATTAACCCGCACCACGCGAGGAGAGCCGGACTGAAAGTAGACGTGCTTCGAAAATCAGTGCACCAGGAAAACGTCGACAAGTTAGCGCCTCACGCAAAGCGCATCAAGGAAGATCTGCTGGCAAAAAAGAACAGGCCGGCCAAACAGGCGCCTGCCAAGAAGGGAGCGTCCCAACCGGAGCCTCAAAAGGAGGAAGTAAAGGCCAAAGGAAGAAAGACTATTGGCCTAAGGCGGGCAAAGAAAAAAGACTGATGGCAAGACGAAAAGCCTATCGGGCGCAGGTTCGGTCATCAACTTTAGCTGGATATGATTCCCTGCGCCGCTTCCAGGCCAAAGGGCGGCGAAATCTTGTCGGTGTTGCTTAATGGACGTGCCTGAGATTGAAAGGATGGCGGGAATTGAATGCTACTGCACATCTTTTGCAGGAACCGGCGGCGCCATAAAGCAGAACAGCAGCCAGTTCCAAGTTTCTGAACTGGTCGATGCAGGACTATTGTCCGACGTTTCATCCACTTTTGACGAGAGACACCGTTTTCCGCTCTATCTGCTGGAAAAGTCAGGGATAGATTCCAACCACGCGGTCTTGGAGATTGCTCGACGCTTCAATCTAAAGCTGCGAGTTATGGGAATCAAGGATGCCAAGGCCGTGACAAGGCAGTACGCCGGTTGCGAACGACAGATGCGAACCCCTCCCGCAGCCCTGACCACCGGCAAGGTCTCGATCGTCCTCCAAGGCTTCACCGCAACGCCGATAGGAAAGCGGATGCTGGCTGGAAACCGATTTAGGATAACTATTGAGGGCCCGCGGCGCCAGGACATTGACGAGTTCTTGCCGGAGGTGTGCAGGATCGGAAATTTTTACGGGCTGCAGAGGTTCGGTGGCGCCAGGCTCGTCACCCATCTTGTCGGACGCGAAATAGTCCGCAAGGACTTCAAAGCCGCTGTAGAGTTACTCCTCTGCTTTACCACGGAATACGACTCGCCTTTTAGCCGGGAAATAAGGGAAGAAATGCGCGACCCCGTCAAGTTCGGAAGCATCATGAATCGGCTGCCGCGCGGAATGGATATCGAGCGGCAGGTCATAGGGGCTCTTATGCAGGGCAGGACTTACATCCAGTGTCTTCGCACAATCCCACTTCAGATAAGGCGGCTATTCGTCCAGTCGTATCAGTCGTATTTGTTCAACAGGTGTCTCAGCACGCTGATCAAATCAGGCGAGGATATTACCGCCCCAGCGCAGGGGGATCTCTGCTTCGAGATGGAGGCTCCTCATGTTTTTGGCAGGGTTATCAAGTTCACAGGACAGGGTCATTCCGAGCGGCCGCTTGTCCCCGCGGTCCATTTGGCTGGTACCACCTTGCAGGGAGGAAAGGGCAGGTTTGAGAGTGCAACCTGGAAGATACTAAGAGATGAGGAGGTCTCGCCGCGTGATTTTTACATCAAGGAGATGGATGAACTCAGCCAGCAGGGCGGATTCAGACAGGCACCCCTGCATAGCTATGATTTTTCATACACCAGGCAGCCTCTTGCGGTTTCATTCAGCCTTCCAAAAGGGTCGTATGCTACGATCCTTTTGAGAGAAATAATAAAACCAGGCCAGCCCATCAAGAGCGGCTTTTGAAAGCCCTCGACGCCTGTTGCAGTTTAAGCGCACAATAATATATGCCGCGCCCGGATTAGCCGTCAGATGCTCGGAGGCAGGAACCTCAAGGCCATTATAGAGAAGGCAATCGATGGCAAGTATGAGGAGCTGAGTACCAAGATTGACAAGGCAAACTCGGACAAGATTCATGCCGCTGAGGCGGTAAACTGCACCAGGCTTGCTTATTACGAGCGAAGAGACCCCCTTCCCTCGGACACCTCGGGCAAGGTTTCCATTTTTCTGGACCAGGGAATGAGAAAGTCGCTCGGCAACATCAGGGCTGAATACAAGGTAGATTCCTTCTCACTCGTCGTCGACGCGGATATGGTAATCGGGGACGAATTTGTTGCCCGCTTTATCGTATCGCCTTCCCTTCCAGATGTGCCAAATCCGAGGGACATGCTTTACCTAAACGCGTGTCTGTTTGCTCTTGGCAAGGAGGAGGGTTTTCTGATCTATATCACAGCTGCAGGCGAGACTACCGAGTTCTCTATAAGCAAAAACAATAGGATGTTTGAGGAAGCCATGAGAAGGGCAAGGGTACTGAGTGCGCTTTTGAAGGATGGCAAGGTCCCAATCGTGGAGCCCTCAGAGTACTGCACGACGTGCAAGTATTTCGAAAGGTGCTACATGCGCGAAAAAATCAAAGAATCGGGCTCGTCGTTTCTTGAGGATATATTTGGTAAAGGGTCGAAATAATTAGGAATTAGCCCGTGTGGGGCTCTGCATGGCCTTCAGCAGGAGTATAACCGGCGCGGTACCTTTTGGCCCTTGAGGCAAACAGTATGGCTGTCAGGAACGCGAATATCCCCGCGGTGATTGCATACGTTACCATGAGATCTGACATTTTCTAAGCGGAAAAAGCATTGGATGCTTATTATCCTTATCGCACTCACACGTTCGCGGGCTGTGATAATATCAAGAAAATCTAATGGTATGTCAGGCTAAAGTTGCGTTCCTGGTAGCTGGTCTGGAGGCTCGAGGTCGCACGGTTTGCGACATATCCGTCCACATTGTAAGTCGCGTTCCCGTTAACCATGCTGTCCCATGCCGCGGCTGTAATGTTGTTTCGGACCGCGGTTTCGGTGTCTCCCACCGTCACATTGCCGCCTGCGACGATAAGCGTGCTAGATGCCTGCGAAGCAAGGAACCCCTCAAGCGGTTCGCCGGTGTCTCCTAGCGTCATCTGGTGGTTATCGACCTTTACCGTGTAGTGGACAGTTTCGATAAGGACGGGCAAGTTATTTGGATTGTGAAGTGCAAACTCTACCTTGACATTCGCGTTGCGGGCGTCGACTCGCGTGGTATTAACAGACTTCAAGGCAATCTGGATGTCTTTTATCTGCGGCGAACCCGAGGTTGAGTTTACAGTGCCGCCCGTCTGGCCGTTTCCCGACTGGCTAGTTCCCGGAAGGATATTGCCCATGACAGGGCCGGACACGAATAATAGCGCAATCGCGGCCGCTGCAATAACTCCCGCCGCAATGAAAACGGTTTTTGAATTCACGCTTGGAGTCGGGCTTGGCAGCCGTTTAAAGGTATTGACATTGAAGATAGTGTGTTCTTTGATCGAGCAAATTATGCATTTGAGCGTTTAAGATATTCTGACGCAGCCTCCAGGACGTTTTTCGCGTTTTTGTAAGTCAGTTTAATCATGGCCTCGTCGTAATCCTTCCATGCGTATCCCTGGTGCTCATGAGATATCACAACCTTGGGAGTCCTTGTGCTGCAAAGGAATAAGACCACTTCTTTTTGTACAAGTTTGCCGGCGTGTTTGTATCGGTATTCAATCGTCTTTCGGAACCCTTCAATAAATTGCTCGTCGGTGATTCCGGTCTCCTCCCTGATTTCCCGAATAGCTGCATCCATTTCCGACTCTCCCTTCTCGATGTTCCCTTTGGCAAAGTCCCAGTGGCCCGCGGTGTAATGCAAGAGCAGGTATTTGGGAGCGGACGCGGCTTCAGGAAGATAAAAGATCACGGCTCCAGCAGATTTTTCGTTTGCGGGCACTTGGTCAGCATTGCCCGTCCTTATTTGTAAGTCTTGTTATCCCAGACTTCCTGAAAGCATTTCATGGTATGTCAGAAAGCGGACCTGAATCGACTAATGAGGTCATGCTACTCTTCCCCGGTATCTTCATCGATTTCTCCTGCCTCCTCGGAGTCTGCGGGCCCCGCCTCTTCCGACGGTATGGGTGGCGAATAATTGTGTATCGACTCCCACTCGTCTTGACCCATCCAGTAACCACAAAACCAGTCCTTGCCGTCCGGTGAGCGCGAACCGTGCTCGGTCATGAGTGCGAATTACCCCTGCTTGGCATAGTCAGTGCTTTAATACCTCTCCGCCCTTTTTGCTCCTGAAATACTGGAACAAGAAGGTTGCGGCTACCAGTGTAACGGCAAGGCCGATTAGCAGCGAGGATATCAAAGTGAATGGGCTTGTGCCTTCTGTAAGCACCGATGTGAACTGCTGTACCG encodes:
- the cobA gene encoding uroporphyrinogen-III C-methyltransferase gives rise to the protein MAYGKVYICGAGPGDPGLLTVKAAGLLKTCGVVLYDRLVSTDIISQVSPGALKIYVGRAVGDPTTHQEETNRKMVEYAKQGLSVLRLKGGDPFIFGRGAEEAEYLVENGIEFEIVPGISSAVGSATYAGIPLTHRSYASSVSIVTGHEEEGKKDSASSVNWSMLAKATDTIVVLMGIGQLEQISRELVSSGRKASTPVAIVENGTTPSQRTVTGTLENIASVAARSGVKPPAIIVIGDVVSVRGRIGGWFREKVDGA
- the hemC gene encoding hydroxymethylbilane synthase, yielding MENKMIAKPKGSGSIGVATRGSKLALAQTAIVLRLLRRSGFRGDFEVVEVKTTGDLDRRRPLFRMDQKGIFEKQVNEAVLEGRADFAVHSLKDVPSDLSSELVIGCVPKRARPNDVLVGMGGRKLEQLRPRARVGTSSLRRAVQLLRFRQDLAVSPVRGNIESRVRKAESGEFDAIMLAYAGLSRLQMRHVISETFSLRDFVPAPGQGAIAIVCRKKDQKIRRMLQQIEDSKSRAEVVAERSVVELLEGGCRFPLGAVATSKPGRMTLHTSIFSADGSQNITLRESGEARYAEQLGKSVAKKLVAAGALELAQGWRRAVEEWNGKGGTEV
- a CDS encoding glutamate-1-semialdehyde 2,1-aminomutase, with protein sequence MPPASTSTKSAQLYARARKTIPGGVNSPVRFYEPYPFFAVSARGSKLVTADHKTLTDYCMGYGGVLLGHSYPAVIDAVKAQLDNGTLFCTPTEKEIRLAELISKTVPCAEMSRLVNTGSEATMHAIRLSRAFTKRKKVIKLEGGYHGAHDYVLAKAGSGAAGLPASEGVLQEAAASTIVIPYNDTAALEDAVKKNADCACLLMEPVLANIGLVLPDKNYLNEVRSITEKHGIVLVFDEVVTGFRLALGGVSEFLGVKPDLATFAKALGNGFPIAAISGRREIMEQLAPSGRVYQASTFAGNPVSVTAAIATLEVLSAGKNSIYPSIARRCDRIVEGIRQEMEDRLSGTLDYTINSIGSMFQIFFTRERVRDDSSARKSDLGSFRRLFDELLKKDIFIPPSQFETCFVSYAHTEDDGDRTIEAYGDAFRKIKEKQSTAP
- a CDS encoding winged helix-turn-helix domain-containing protein, with the protein product MKYRSRTDITAQILEAANGGVTKTKIMYRAFLSYAQLKEYLSVLVENDLLEYVEGEQVYRTTDKGNRFLKIYNQIGEFVAPDAIEK
- a CDS encoding EVE domain-containing protein, with protein sequence MQRWLFKQEPSAYSYPALEKEGKTVWDGVSNNLALKHLRTVCSGDTILFYHTGKEKQIVGIMKAVKVTTVEGGTTLVEVAPVMRFPKPVQLSQIKSDQALAQWELVRISRLSVMPVPPHVWARIAELAGLRSSDKAVQLL
- a CDS encoding NAD(P)/FAD-dependent oxidoreductase; protein product: MSESKRAFRVAVIGGGFAGHSAALLLGRYLIPTFLFDDGRRTRNAMSKAVHGYLGFEGSPPATLIRCAQKDIARYRSVSRISGRVKRVKKLRNGLFRVYYGAQRTLDVWSVVLATGVRDVKPDVRNFHRFDGNGAWHCPHCDGLESAGRRLAIIASGGSAAVAYAKEFLGWTNNIRVFIKPPGEVSEQDQQDASSLGIKVVTGETIVEISGGQGTKPKILLASSGKKYRADVLFYHLGYLPQVEIAESLGCKLDEGYVAVDIKQETSVPNVFAAGDVDSDRHYVVLAVAAGALAAISIYEKMLREGIRFTKSRKPTFAKPGARLLNQ
- a CDS encoding ribosomal protein L13e encodes the protein MTDSDSAVVMRDFGNVVREGRGFSLPELASAGINPHHARRAGLKVDVLRKSVHQENVDKLAPHAKRIKEDLLAKKNRPAKQAPAKKGASQPEPQKEEVKAKGRKTIGLRRAKKKD
- the truD gene encoding tRNA pseudouridine(13) synthase TruD is translated as MPEIERMAGIECYCTSFAGTGGAIKQNSSQFQVSELVDAGLLSDVSSTFDERHRFPLYLLEKSGIDSNHAVLEIARRFNLKLRVMGIKDAKAVTRQYAGCERQMRTPPAALTTGKVSIVLQGFTATPIGKRMLAGNRFRITIEGPRRQDIDEFLPEVCRIGNFYGLQRFGGARLVTHLVGREIVRKDFKAAVELLLCFTTEYDSPFSREIREEMRDPVKFGSIMNRLPRGMDIERQVIGALMQGRTYIQCLRTIPLQIRRLFVQSYQSYLFNRCLSTLIKSGEDITAPAQGDLCFEMEAPHVFGRVIKFTGQGHSERPLVPAVHLAGTTLQGGKGRFESATWKILRDEEVSPRDFYIKEMDELSQQGGFRQAPLHSYDFSYTRQPLAVSFSLPKGSYATILLREIIKPGQPIKSGF
- a CDS encoding NUDIX domain-containing protein, producing MPANEKSAGAVIFYLPEAASAPKYLLLHYTAGHWDFAKGNIEKGESEMDAAIREIREETGITDEQFIEGFRKTIEYRYKHAGKLVQKEVVLFLCSTRTPKVVISHEHQGYAWKDYDEAMIKLTYKNAKNVLEAASEYLKRSNA